The following coding sequences lie in one Flavobacterium cyclinae genomic window:
- a CDS encoding helix-turn-helix domain-containing protein, translating to MIDKDEFLILFGKIIEKHRIEQNLSYRQLAQRCDIDHSNISKIEKGEINITLNTILELSKGLKLQPNQLFDFKIDLDKE from the coding sequence ATGATTGATAAAGATGAATTTTTAATTCTTTTTGGAAAGATTATAGAAAAGCATAGAATTGAACAAAATCTAAGCTACAGACAATTAGCTCAAAGATGCGATATTGATCATAGTAACATTAGCAAGATTGAAAAGGGTGAAATCAATATCACCTTAAATACTATTCTTGAATTATCAAAAGGATTAAAATTACAACCAAACCAGCTATTTGATTTCAAAATTGATTTAGACAAGGAATAA
- a CDS encoding HIRAN domain-containing protein, with translation MILKKIYLSWRPGKGDGRFLVGVFSRENSSGDDIVFKYQSDEVKKASNKGFYNYPEFPDFDKEYRTNLKTALSLRLMPKTRADRNNYLSFWNANIEGLDWFDELGFTQGELATDTFEFLAEYPKKHNGVGVNFVSDIAALSHLKLDSDCVNIGDKLRFELEPENQVDKSAVKIFKNSECIGYVKRGHNLFFHKVKNEEIDIRVTNLEKNGKMKQIYFSVRVI, from the coding sequence ATGATATTAAAAAAAATCTATTTAAGTTGGAGACCAGGCAAAGGAGATGGTCGATTTTTAGTAGGTGTCTTTTCAAGAGAAAATTCATCAGGGGACGATATTGTATTTAAATATCAATCCGATGAAGTCAAGAAAGCTAGTAACAAAGGATTTTATAACTATCCCGAGTTTCCAGACTTTGACAAAGAATATCGTACCAATCTAAAAACAGCTTTATCTTTGAGATTGATGCCAAAAACTAGAGCGGATCGAAACAATTATTTATCTTTTTGGAACGCTAACATTGAAGGTCTAGATTGGTTTGATGAATTAGGGTTTACACAAGGAGAGTTAGCAACTGACACCTTTGAATTTCTTGCTGAATATCCAAAAAAACACAATGGTGTAGGAGTTAATTTTGTTTCAGACATAGCTGCCCTATCCCATTTAAAATTAGATTCAGATTGCGTAAACATAGGTGATAAATTAAGATTTGAACTTGAGCCAGAAAATCAAGTTGATAAATCAGCGGTAAAGATTTTCAAAAATTCTGAATGTATAGGTTACGTTAAAAGAGGTCATAACTTATTTTTTCATAAAGTCAAAAACGAAGAAATTGACATAAGGGTAACGAATCTTGAAAAAAATGGAAAAATGAAACAAATATATTTTTCAGTAAGAGTAATATAA
- a CDS encoding TIR domain-containing protein: MAEKKVIFIAFAIEDERQRDFLKGQSLNTKSPFEYIDMSVKEPYDKDWKDRVRTRIKRSDGVIVLVSKNSLKSSGQKWEIQCAREEGKKIRGIWAYSDDRTDLEGVYTRVWTWDNIKDFIDSL; the protein is encoded by the coding sequence ATGGCAGAAAAAAAAGTAATATTCATTGCCTTTGCAATTGAAGACGAAAGACAAAGAGACTTTTTAAAAGGTCAATCATTAAACACCAAATCACCATTTGAGTACATCGACATGTCGGTTAAAGAACCATATGACAAAGACTGGAAGGATAGAGTGAGAACAAGAATAAAGCGCTCAGATGGAGTGATTGTATTGGTAAGTAAGAACTCTTTAAAATCTAGCGGTCAAAAATGGGAAATTCAATGTGCGAGAGAAGAAGGAAAGAAAATTAGAGGAATTTGGGCATACTCAGACGACCGTACGGACTTAGAAGGTGTTTACACGAGAGTTTGGACTTGGGACAATATTAAAGACTTTATTGATTCACTATAA
- the cas9 gene encoding type II CRISPR RNA-guided endonuclease Cas9 (Cas9, originally named Csn1, is the large, multifunctional signature protein of type II CRISPR/Cas systems. It is well known even to general audiences because its RNA-guided endonuclease activity has made it a popular tool for custom editing of eukaryotic genomes.) encodes MKKILGLDLGTTSIGWAFINEAETDNETSKIISAGVRIVPLTTDEEADFKKGNTISINANRTLKRGARRGLQRFKQRRSALLQTFREVNFISSNYVYAETGKKSTFSSYQLRAKAAVEEVTKEELVQVLLMLNKKRGYKSSRKAKTADEGDAIDGMKIAKEIFENNLTPGQWIYNSLLKGKKFVPDFYRSDLQKELERIIKFQNKFYPEICNEKLLNEIKDKSRTVTSQYFSKILNIPLAENKGTRDETKLQHYKWRNEALNNKVDLNALAFIITEINNQINQSSGYLGAISDRSKELYFNQETVGQFLYKQLQDDAHTKLKNQVFYRQDYLDEFEKIWEMQSKFHPELNDKLKSDIRDITIFYQRKLKSQKHLISNCEFEKGHKAIPKSSPLFQEFRIWQNLNNIVIKNEITKETFLLGDELKQQIADELQFNDNLTDIQLMNFCELKKGSHSVNFKKIEGNRTNTALYKAFEKIIEIEGYDLNFSKMNASEIKKSTSKIFEATGINPDILEFNSTIQGNNFDKQPYYQLWHLLYSAEEDESLKKNLITKFGFKESHIPFLLNLSLQADYGSLSAKAIKKVLPHLMDGHVYDKACTLVGYNHSSSLTTEKNNDRILKDTLELLKKNSLRNPVVEKILNQMINVINAIIKDPIMGKPDEIRVELARELKNNNEQRSEMTKAINKSTAEHDQIRKLLHTEFGINRVTRNDIIRYKLWRECDGISIYTGKPIEPSKLFTKDYDIEHIIPKSRLFDDSFSNKTICERQLNIDKSNKTAYSFLQEKLTPEEFDQFEKRVKNLFGKISRTKQNKLLMADNEIPEGFIDRQLRETQYIAKKAKEILLEVSRNVTATIGSVTDRLREDWELVDVMKELNWEKYEKLGLTHIEEGKNGERLYKIKDWTKRNDHRHHAMDAITVAFTKPAYIQYLNNLNARANNDKKGNSIIGIENKYLKRDKNNKLRFIEPMPNLREEAKKQLESILISYKAKNKVVTKNKNVTKKSGGTNQKIQLTPRGQLHKETVYGKLQQYATKEEKVNANFTEEIIQKVAKKEYREALLKRLAENDNNPKKAFTGKNALNKTPIYISLKDNIIVPEKVKIVWLEPDYTIRKDITPDLKIDKVIDIGLKMTLQNRLNEFNGDPKKAFVNLDENPIWQNKEKGIAIKRVTISGVSNAQALHTKKDHFGNEILDENENPIPVDFVSTGNNHHVAIYRDVKGNLQEEVVSFYDAVVRKNLGLSIINKSHEKGWEFLFTMKQNEYFVFPSDSFNPQEMDLFNPENYHLISPNMFRVQKLGSKDYTFRHHLETQLLDDNQLNNIAYKRIRSPKELSMLLKIRINHLGQIVQLGEY; translated from the coding sequence ATGAAAAAAATATTAGGTCTAGATTTAGGTACTACATCAATAGGATGGGCTTTTATTAATGAAGCCGAAACAGATAATGAAACATCAAAAATAATAAGTGCTGGAGTTAGAATTGTTCCTCTTACTACTGATGAAGAAGCGGATTTTAAAAAAGGAAATACAATTTCAATAAATGCGAACAGAACTTTAAAGCGTGGCGCTAGAAGAGGCCTACAACGTTTTAAACAAAGACGAAGTGCATTATTGCAAACATTTAGAGAAGTAAATTTTATTTCATCAAATTATGTTTATGCAGAAACAGGCAAGAAATCCACTTTTTCATCTTATCAGTTAAGAGCCAAAGCAGCTGTAGAAGAAGTAACCAAAGAAGAACTGGTTCAAGTCTTGTTAATGCTTAATAAAAAAAGAGGTTATAAAAGTAGTAGAAAAGCAAAAACAGCAGATGAAGGTGATGCTATCGACGGAATGAAAATTGCAAAAGAAATTTTCGAGAACAATCTCACTCCTGGCCAATGGATTTATAATTCTTTACTTAAGGGTAAAAAATTTGTTCCAGATTTTTATCGTTCTGATTTACAAAAAGAACTAGAAAGAATAATTAAATTTCAAAATAAATTTTATCCTGAAATTTGTAATGAAAAGTTATTAAATGAAATTAAAGACAAATCTAGAACAGTCACATCACAATATTTTTCAAAAATTTTAAATATACCTCTAGCTGAAAACAAAGGAACTAGAGATGAAACCAAATTACAACATTATAAATGGAGAAATGAAGCTTTAAACAATAAAGTAGACTTAAACGCTTTAGCCTTTATTATTACCGAAATCAACAATCAAATAAACCAATCTAGTGGATATCTAGGCGCTATTAGTGACCGAAGTAAAGAATTATACTTTAATCAAGAAACGGTTGGTCAGTTTTTATACAAACAACTACAAGATGATGCACATACCAAACTTAAAAACCAAGTGTTTTACCGTCAAGATTATTTAGATGAATTCGAAAAAATTTGGGAAATGCAATCAAAATTTCACCCTGAATTGAATGATAAACTTAAATCAGATATCAGAGATATTACGATTTTCTATCAAAGAAAATTAAAATCACAAAAACACTTAATAAGTAATTGTGAATTTGAAAAAGGTCATAAAGCTATTCCCAAATCTTCTCCTCTATTTCAGGAATTTAGAATTTGGCAAAATTTAAATAATATTGTTATTAAAAACGAGATAACAAAAGAAACTTTTTTATTAGGTGATGAACTAAAACAGCAAATTGCAGATGAGCTTCAGTTTAATGATAATTTAACTGATATTCAATTAATGAATTTTTGTGAACTGAAAAAAGGGAGCCATTCTGTGAATTTTAAAAAAATAGAAGGAAACAGAACGAATACAGCGCTCTATAAAGCTTTTGAAAAAATTATTGAAATAGAAGGTTATGACTTGAATTTTTCTAAAATGAATGCATCTGAAATTAAAAAGAGTACTTCTAAAATTTTTGAAGCTACGGGTATAAATCCTGATATTTTAGAATTTAATTCAACTATTCAAGGAAATAATTTTGACAAACAGCCCTATTATCAATTATGGCATTTACTTTATTCTGCAGAAGAAGATGAAAGCCTAAAAAAAAACTTGATTACCAAATTTGGTTTTAAAGAAAGTCACATACCTTTTCTTTTAAACCTTAGCTTACAAGCTGATTATGGAAGCCTAAGTGCAAAAGCTATCAAAAAAGTCTTACCTCATTTGATGGACGGTCATGTTTATGACAAGGCTTGTACTTTGGTAGGTTATAATCATTCATCATCATTAACAACCGAGAAAAATAACGATAGAATTCTAAAAGACACTCTTGAATTACTGAAGAAAAACAGCCTTAGAAATCCTGTAGTAGAAAAAATTCTAAATCAGATGATTAATGTCATTAATGCCATCATTAAAGACCCTATAATGGGTAAACCCGATGAAATTAGAGTAGAATTGGCTCGTGAGTTGAAAAACAACAACGAACAGCGTAGCGAAATGACAAAAGCTATCAATAAAAGTACAGCTGAACACGACCAGATTAGAAAATTATTACACACTGAATTTGGAATTAATCGCGTCACTAGAAATGACATAATTCGTTATAAACTTTGGAGAGAATGCGATGGTATTTCGATTTATACTGGTAAACCAATAGAACCCTCAAAACTATTTACAAAAGACTATGACATTGAACATATTATTCCAAAATCTCGTTTATTCGATGATAGCTTTTCGAATAAAACGATTTGTGAGCGTCAATTGAACATCGATAAAAGCAATAAAACTGCTTATTCTTTTCTTCAAGAAAAGTTGACTCCGGAAGAATTTGACCAATTCGAAAAAAGAGTAAAAAATTTATTTGGAAAGATTAGCCGAACCAAGCAAAACAAATTATTGATGGCTGATAATGAAATTCCAGAAGGATTTATTGACAGACAATTAAGGGAAACACAATATATTGCAAAGAAAGCCAAAGAAATCCTATTAGAAGTTTCCAGAAATGTAACCGCAACCATTGGTAGTGTTACTGATAGACTTCGTGAAGATTGGGAATTGGTAGATGTGATGAAAGAACTCAATTGGGAGAAATATGAAAAGTTAGGTTTGACCCATATTGAAGAAGGTAAAAACGGAGAACGCTTATATAAAATTAAAGATTGGACAAAACGAAACGACCATCGCCATCACGCTATGGATGCAATAACTGTTGCTTTTACTAAACCCGCTTATATTCAATATTTAAATAACTTGAATGCCCGAGCTAATAACGATAAAAAAGGAAATTCGATTATTGGAATTGAAAACAAATACTTAAAAAGAGATAAAAATAATAAGCTTCGATTCATCGAACCAATGCCAAATCTTAGAGAAGAAGCCAAAAAACAACTCGAAAGTATTTTGATTTCTTATAAAGCCAAGAACAAAGTAGTTACCAAAAACAAAAATGTGACTAAAAAAAGTGGCGGAACGAATCAGAAAATTCAATTGACACCAAGAGGACAATTGCACAAAGAAACAGTTTATGGGAAATTGCAACAATATGCCACCAAAGAAGAAAAGGTAAATGCCAATTTCACTGAAGAAATTATTCAAAAAGTAGCTAAAAAAGAATATCGAGAAGCCCTTTTGAAACGATTGGCAGAAAATGATAATAATCCTAAAAAAGCCTTTACAGGAAAGAATGCTTTAAATAAAACGCCTATTTATATTAGTTTAAAAGACAATATTATAGTTCCTGAAAAGGTAAAAATAGTTTGGTTAGAACCTGATTATACCATTCGAAAAGATATAACACCTGATTTAAAAATTGACAAAGTAATTGATATTGGTTTAAAAATGACACTTCAAAATCGCTTAAATGAATTTAATGGAGATCCCAAAAAAGCATTTGTCAATCTAGACGAAAATCCAATTTGGCAAAACAAAGAAAAAGGTATCGCTATAAAAAGAGTGACAATAAGTGGTGTGAGTAATGCGCAAGCTTTACACACTAAAAAAGACCATTTTGGTAATGAAATTTTAGACGAAAACGAAAATCCAATTCCTGTAGATTTTGTGAGTACAGGTAACAATCATCACGTAGCAATCTACAGAGATGTAAAAGGGAATTTACAAGAAGAGGTAGTTTCATTTTATGATGCTGTAGTTCGAAAGAATCTTGGTTTATCGATAATTAATAAATCTCACGAAAAAGGCTGGGAATTCTTATTTACTATGAAACAAAACGAATATTTTGTTTTCCCTTCGGATAGTTTTAATCCGCAAGAAATGGATTTATTTAATCCCGAAAATTATCATTTGATTAGTCCTAATATGTTTAGAGTTCAGAAGTTAGGCTCAAAAGATTACACCTTTAGACATCATTTGGAAACGCAATTATTAGATGATAATCAATTAAACAATATAGCTTATAAGAGAATAAGAAGTCCAAAAGAATTATCAATGTTATTAAAAATCCGCATCAATCATTTAGGTCAAATTGTTCAACTAGGCGAATATTAG
- a CDS encoding toll/interleukin-1 receptor domain-containing protein, whose product MGIYSSTYLKNLAATKQKLFETKMFNARNVPITTKFDIFLSHSFLDREEVKGLYQELTDFGFSVYVDWIVDPQLDRANVTKESATLVRSRMKNSKTLLLAISTNATLSKWIPWELGYVDGNTNKCAIIPVSKDSIPPKSFKGSEYLVLYPFIKKLPLKDTKEDKLWVIESEFSYSQFESWLSTGIIMENRNVNIFNI is encoded by the coding sequence ATGGGAATTTATAGTAGTACATACTTGAAAAACTTGGCAGCTACAAAGCAGAAGTTATTTGAAACTAAAATGTTTAATGCTCGCAACGTACCAATAACAACAAAATTTGATATTTTCTTATCTCATAGTTTTTTAGATAGAGAAGAGGTTAAAGGGTTATATCAAGAATTAACAGATTTTGGATTTTCGGTTTATGTTGATTGGATAGTTGATCCACAACTTGATAGGGCTAATGTTACCAAGGAATCTGCGACTCTTGTTAGAAGCCGAATGAAAAACTCCAAAACACTTCTACTTGCTATTTCAACAAATGCTACATTGTCTAAATGGATACCATGGGAATTAGGTTATGTTGATGGAAATACAAATAAGTGTGCCATAATTCCAGTATCCAAAGATAGCATTCCGCCTAAATCTTTTAAAGGCAGTGAATATCTAGTACTCTACCCGTTTATAAAAAAATTACCACTGAAAGACACTAAGGAAGATAAGTTATGGGTAATCGAAAGTGAATTTTCTTATTCTCAATTCGAGTCTTGGTTAAGTACAGGTATAATTATGGAAAACCGTAACGTAAATATTTTCAATATATGA
- a CDS encoding caspase family protein, whose translation MRKALVVGINNYPNAELYGCINDAAAFGNTLETNGDGSPNFDVRLLTDVQTKGELKGHIKDLFSGDCETALFYFSGHGFFDETGGGIIVTPDFTANDEGISMDDILHIANESKAQNRVIILDCCHSGSFGNPKITGGKNAQIGEGVSILTASKADEASVEINGHGVFTNLLLDAMQGGAADLRGHITPGSIYSYIDQALGPWDQRPVFKTNITRFTSLRTVSAQVSPEILRKLNQYFSSPEERFPLDPSFEFTNDPSIEHEFVEPYADEKNVSIFKDLQKLASVGLVVPVDEQHMYFAAMHSKSCRLTALGYHYWRLVKDKRI comes from the coding sequence ATGAGAAAAGCACTTGTCGTAGGAATTAACAACTATCCCAATGCGGAATTATATGGTTGTATTAATGATGCAGCCGCTTTCGGGAATACATTAGAAACCAATGGTGATGGCTCACCAAATTTTGATGTCAGACTCCTTACAGATGTTCAGACAAAAGGTGAACTAAAAGGACACATTAAAGATTTATTTTCAGGAGATTGTGAAACAGCATTATTTTATTTTTCAGGTCATGGATTCTTTGATGAAACAGGAGGCGGAATTATTGTAACACCCGATTTCACTGCCAATGACGAAGGAATCTCTATGGATGATATTCTTCACATTGCAAATGAGTCAAAGGCTCAAAATAGAGTAATCATTTTAGACTGTTGTCATTCAGGTTCTTTTGGAAATCCAAAAATAACGGGTGGAAAAAATGCACAGATTGGAGAAGGTGTTTCAATATTAACCGCAAGTAAAGCAGATGAAGCTTCCGTTGAAATCAATGGTCATGGTGTATTCACAAATCTTCTTTTAGATGCAATGCAAGGCGGAGCAGCAGACTTGAGAGGGCACATTACGCCAGGAAGCATTTATTCATACATCGACCAGGCACTTGGGCCTTGGGACCAACGACCAGTTTTTAAAACCAATATCACAAGGTTTACATCATTAAGAACAGTATCGGCACAAGTATCCCCAGAAATTTTAAGGAAATTAAATCAATATTTTTCTTCCCCAGAAGAACGCTTTCCACTTGACCCTTCTTTTGAATTTACAAACGATCCTTCGATAGAACACGAATTTGTTGAGCCATATGCAGACGAGAAAAATGTATCTATTTTCAAAGATTTACAAAAGTTGGCTAGTGTTGGATTAGTTGTTCCAGTTGACGAGCAGCATATGTATTTTGCTGCTATGCATTCGAAAAGTTGCAGATTAACAGCTTTGGGCTACCATTATTGGAGACTTGTAAAAGACAAAAGAATTTAA
- a CDS encoding restriction endonuclease, which yields MMSTTNNLDWKTYESITKYIYETLGRQSGVTIKGYGSTCKVQGKSGLNHQIDVITSHADGSNTYETAIECKFWKEKVNKDVVMKLAQILEDTGISKGIIVSKSGFTRDGIQYAKHKNIGIVHLREYEEKDLQGNSHQIDIATLDLNIKIHRTRPEITSIAIGANRKIEIKHEFDYFPYIVMLESGNLIPFYDYVNDFRKEINRINDKTKPFIKKYKITGSKLINNQTGENLDLDEILFSGQITESDDNRNLKYTIVDKVWLLIKSIFEGRTFSFSENGLIIEHKNV from the coding sequence ATGATGTCAACAACAAATAACCTAGATTGGAAAACCTACGAATCAATTACAAAATATATCTATGAAACTTTAGGTAGGCAATCTGGAGTTACAATAAAAGGTTATGGTAGTACTTGCAAAGTCCAAGGGAAATCTGGTTTAAATCATCAAATCGATGTTATTACATCGCATGCAGATGGTAGCAATACTTATGAAACTGCTATAGAATGTAAATTTTGGAAGGAAAAAGTCAACAAGGATGTCGTGATGAAGCTAGCACAGATACTTGAAGATACCGGAATTAGTAAAGGAATTATTGTTTCAAAAAGCGGTTTCACACGTGATGGTATTCAATACGCAAAACATAAAAATATAGGGATAGTTCACCTTCGGGAATATGAAGAGAAAGATTTGCAGGGTAATAGTCATCAAATTGATATTGCAACTCTTGATTTGAACATCAAGATACATAGGACACGGCCAGAAATAACAAGTATTGCCATAGGTGCTAATAGGAAAATTGAAATTAAACACGAATTCGATTATTTCCCTTATATAGTAATGCTTGAGAGTGGAAATCTGATTCCTTTTTATGACTACGTAAATGATTTCAGAAAAGAAATTAATCGTATAAATGACAAAACTAAGCCGTTCATTAAAAAGTATAAAATTACAGGTAGCAAGTTAATTAATAATCAAACCGGAGAAAACCTAGATTTAGATGAAATACTGTTTTCGGGTCAAATTACTGAAAGTGATGATAATCGAAATTTAAAGTATACTATTGTTGATAAAGTGTGGTTATTAATAAAATCTATTTTTGAAGGGCGAACCTTTTCTTTTTCGGAAAATGGTTTGATTATAGAACATAAAAACGTATGA
- a CDS encoding TIR domain-containing protein, which produces MSVKQPWDEKIWKQKCRTKIKTCDGMIVLLSKNTWHSSGTRWEIKCAKEEGIPVIGMHIKKNDQGSIPPELKGKKLITWSWDNLANVIKKI; this is translated from the coding sequence ATGTCAGTTAAACAACCTTGGGACGAGAAAATATGGAAACAAAAGTGCCGCACCAAAATCAAAACTTGTGATGGTATGATAGTACTTTTGAGCAAAAACACTTGGCATTCTAGTGGTACAAGGTGGGAAATAAAATGTGCAAAGGAAGAAGGAATTCCAGTTATTGGTATGCATATAAAAAAGAATGACCAAGGCTCTATCCCACCCGAATTGAAAGGAAAAAAGTTAATTACATGGTCATGGGACAACTTAGCAAACGTGATAAAAAAAATATAA